The following DNA comes from Nocardioides panzhihuensis.
GTGAACGGCCGGTAGGGACTGACAACCGACATGGCCCCAGGCCCGAGAGCAGCAGTCGTCCGCCCGTAGTCGAAACGCGCCCGCCCCGCCACCGGCAGCACGACGATGAACTCGTCCTGCTCCGGGGCGACCCCCGAGATCGTGACGTCAGCGCCATAGCGCAGCCGGCTCAGCCCAACAGCACTCGGCAGATGATCCAGCCGCGCGGCGAGATCAGCGCCTCGACCACGTACGCGCAACATATGCGGACGTAGTGCCGTTGCGCAGGCACCGACGACCGCGTCGATATCGTCAGCGGCCTGGAGGAGAGGAGTGCCGTGGTCACGCACGACTTCGGCGATCTCATCGATGGACACCTCGCACCCCTCTCACACTCAGAATAGATCCCCTGAGCGACTTGGCGATGTTGAGCGCCTGAGCGCGCCACCAAGATCGCTCAGTCCTGCCCGATCGTGGCCAGGTCCGTCTCCCGGGTCTCCTTCGCGATCAGGGAGGCGACGAGGGAGACCGCACCCATGGCGGCGAGATAGGCCGCGATCGCGTAGCCGGTGCCGAACTTCTGGTAGAGCGCGATCGCGATGATCGGAGCGAGCGAGCCGGCGAGGACAGAGGCCAAGTTGTAGGCCAACGAGACGCCTGAGTAGCGCACTTCGGTCGGGAACAGCTCGGAGAAGAAGGCGCCGATCACCGCGCTGAAGGCGGCGAAGATCAGCAGACCCCCGGTGACGGCCAGCACGATCAGTGCCGTGTTCTTAGTGTCCAGCAGGCCGAAGAAGACGAAGGACCACACGATCGTCGCGATCGACGCAGTCAGGTAGATCGGGCGCCGGCCGATCCGGTCCGCCAGCACCGCGATGGAGGGGATCGCCACGACTGCGACACCCTGGCCGATCAGCACGGCCGTCAGAGCCGTCGACTGGTCGAGGTGGAGCATCTTGGTGACATACGTGATCACGAACAGCGAGTAGATGTAGAAGCCGGCGTTCTCACCGAAGCGGGTCGCGGCTGCCAGCAGCACCATCCGCCAGTGCTTGCGGACGACCACGCCCACAGGCAGTCCCTTGGGCTGGGCATGGGCCCGCTTCTGTGCCTGCTCGAAGAGCGGTGTCTCAGCGACGTAGAGACGCAGCCAGAGACCGATGAGGACGAGCAGTGCCGAGAGGCCGAAAGCGATCCGCCAGCCCCAGGACAGGAAGTCCGCCTCGGAGAGCGCGCTGTTGAGGGCGAGCAGCACACCTGCCGCTGCGAGGTTGCCGAGCGGCGGGCCGATGTTGGGCCAGGAGGCGTAGAACGCCCTCCGCTTCTCGTCGCCGTGCTCGGAGACGAGAAGGACGGCGCCACCCCACTCGCCGCCCAGCGCGAAGCCCTGCACCAAGCGTAGGACCACAAGCAGGGTCGGAGCGCCGATCCCGATCGTCGCGTAGCTCGGCAGGAAGGCGATCAGGAAGGTGGATCCGCCCATCAGCAGGAGGCTCGCGATCAGCGTGGCGCGGCGTCCGTGCCGGTCGCCGAAGTGGCCGAGGACGACGGCGCCGATCGGACGCGCCAGGAAGCCCACGGCGTAAGTCGCGAAGGCGAGGATCGTGCCGACGAGCGGGTCGGACGCGGGGAAGAACAGGGTGTTGAAGACCAGCGCCGAGGCTGTCCCGTAGAGGAAGAAGTCGTACCACTCGACGGCGGTGCCGGCGAGGCTCGAGCCGGCGACGACCGGGAGGCTGGTGTGTGAGGTTCGCTGAGACTGCTTGCTAGGTTGGTCGAGGGTTGTTCTGGACATGGGTCTCTCCTGAAGGTGCGTGTCCGGTGACCTCGCCTCGGGGGCTGTTGCCGCAGCCGCCGGGGCATTTCTGGTTCAAGGCCGGAAGGCCTAGAAGAACCAGTGCTCGGGCTCGTGCCCGTGCGGGGTGACCTCGGCGAAGCGTCCGCCGTGGAATCCGAGCGCCTCGCCCTCGCGAGAGCAGACGTCGACGACCGCGCCGAAGACGACGGTGTGATCGCCGGCGTCGACCACTCGCTCCACGTCGCAGTCGACGTGTGCCAGCGCGCCGGGAACGACGGGCACGCGGTGACCGTCGTACTCCAGGCCGAGGCCGGCGAAGTGGTCCTCGCCGCGCTGGGCGAAGCGCAGCGCGATCGCCTGCTGGCGCGACGAGAGGATGTTGACCGCGAACCGCCCGGCAGCCGTGACCGCCTCCGCGCTGCGGGCCCCGTGATTGAAGCAGACCAGGAGCAGCGGTGGGTCGAGCGAGACCGAGGTCAGCGAGTTCACGGTCATCCCGTGCGGGACGCCGTCGTGCTCGGTCGTGATGACGGCGACGCCGGTGGCGAAGCGACCCATGGTCTGGCGCATCGCCATCGAGTCGACCAGGGATGCGGTCATCGTCCCCACCCCCTCAGTCCTCGGCCTGAGCGTGATAGCGGACCTCGTAGGTGGTCACGCCCTCGTCGGTGCGCCACGGCCCGTGCGGCATGCCCGGCGGGCGGCAGGCGAACTCGCCCGCCACGAAGGTCCGGCCCAGCGAGAGGTCGTGGAACGAGCCCTCGATGATGTAGACCTCCTCCCAGAACTCGTGCTTCTGCACACCCAGCTCGGTGGAGTCGGCGCCGGGCTCGTAGCGCAGGATGCGGGTAGCCACACCTCCGACGGGGTCGGTCGCGAGGATCCGCTCCTTGATCAGCGGGTTGTCGCCCGGGCACAGGGTGTAGTCGATGTCGGTGATCGGGGTGAACTCGATCTCGGGCTTGCTCATGCGGTGACCTCCTCGGTGATGGCGGCGAGCTCGGTGACGCCGTACGACGCCAGGAACTCCTCGACGGACGCGAGCGGCCCGTCGTAGTCGAAGTTGCGGAACGCGTAGCCCTTCACGACGAACGGGGCTCCGGAGTAGAAGAGCTCGTACTGCTGGTGGCGGCCGGCGAACTCGCTGCCGATCGCGTCCCAGGCCAGCTTGAACAGCTTCACCCGGTCGATCGAGGAGATACCGGGACTGCTGACATAGCGCTCCATGTCGTCGCGAGTGGCCACCTCGACCAGTTCGTGCACGCTCGAGGGGACCTGCAGGACACCGCCACCGACGAGGTCGCGCAGGATGCCGATGACGCGCGGGTGGATCTCAGCCTGGAGGCCCATGGCGCCGTAGAGCGCCTGGGCGCCGGGACGGAGAAAACCCTGCGCATCGGTCGTCGCGGTGAATTGCGCAGAGTTGACGCCAGACTCGACGATCGATACCAGGCTGGCCAGCTCGCCGAGCTTCTCGATCACACCGGGGAACTTGTCGACGTCGTTGACCGCGGCGACCTTGCGGGCGATGCCGGCGAGGAACTTCAGCTTGGTGGCGAACCGGATCTGAGCCTGGAAGTTGCCGAGGACGTGGGCCGCGGTCTCGAAGAACTGCTTGCGGAGGCCGGCGACATCCTTGTAGACGAACACGTTCTCCCACGGGATGAACACGTCGTGGAAGACGAGCAACGCGTCGGTCTCGTCGAAACGGGAGCTGAGCGGGTAGTCGTACTCGCTGGTCACGCCGGGCGCGTAGGGGCGGCGACAGTAAAGGGTGAGGCCCTCGGCGCCGACGGGGACCGTGAAGCTGACCGCGAAGTCGGCGTCCTCGGCCTTGAGCGGCTTGATGCACGACACCAGGATCTCGTCGGCGACCGCTCCCCCGGTGGCGAGCATCTGGGCGCCGCTGACCACGATGCCGTCCTCGCGCTCCTCCTTGACGCCGACCTGGATGAAGTCGCCCTCCCAGGCGTGGGCGGTCGTGGCGCGCGAGACCTGCGGCGGGATGATCGCGTACGACACGTGCAGGTCGTTCTCGACGATTCGGCGGTGGAAGGCGAGCACGTTGTCGGCCAAGCCGCGCTCGGTCGCGAACGCCTCGGGGTGGGACGAGAACGCGGCGACGAAGGCACCGACGTGGTCGGGTGAGCGTCCCACCCAGCCGTGGGTGTGGTCGGCCCAGATCTGGGCCGCATCGCGCCAGGACTGCAGGTCATCTGCGTTTCGAGGCGCGAGGAAGAGGCGGTTGACCGCGCGGTCGGTCGCCTCGTCGTGGACCTGCATCCCGTTGGCGGGGTCGGCCGCGAGGTCGAGCAGGTCGCCGATGGTGCTGGCGATCGGCGCGAAGGCCGGGTCGCTCGCGACGTGCTCGACAGGCTTGCCGTCGACGATGACGCGGCGGTCGTCATCGAGGGAGGCGAGGTAGTCGGTGCTGGTGCGCATCAGTTGCTCCTGACAGAGACGGAGTAGGTGAGTTCGATGGGGTCGTGGCCGGGGACTTGGAGCTGCATGCGCCAGTCGCGGCCGTAGCGGAAGGTGCCGTCGATGAGCGGCCGGGTGCCGCCGAAGAGGACGAGGGCGACGTCGGAGCTGCCGCCGATCTGGTCCCACTCGGCCAGGACCTGGGTGATCGGGAGCATCGAGGCGAGGGTGCCCTCCTGGTAGAGGTCGCCGTCGACCCAGCTGCGGACGACGACGGCGTCCCAGTCGACGAGCGCCGGCGGGTCACCGAGCTCGACGAGGGTGGAGGCGATCGGCTTGGGGCAAGCCGCCTTCGAGAGCTGGATACCGACGGTCTCCATCTCGCGATCGGTGTGGTCCGAGCCGACGGTCAGGTAGTAGGTGCCGTTGGCCCGGATGAGCACCGGCTCGACCTCTCCGGACGTCTCGTCTCCGCTGACCTCGATGTCACTGGCGGTGGTCAGCCGGTCAACGTCGAGCGGGTAGAAGGCAGGAATCGTGTCCGGCTCCGGCACACCGATCGCGGCGAGCTCGTCGATGTGGTGGCGAACCGCCTCCTGGTCGCGGCCGGTGTATCCGGCCACGACGAGGTGACTCGGTGCGATCTCGACGTCGGCACCGTCGGTGGTGCCGAGCCGCAGGCGCGTCGCGGTGGTGCTCATGCGTACTCCTTCATCGGGTTGGTGTACTGGGTTGGCACAGGCAGGCCCGGCCAGCGTCGGTCGGCGAGGGCGGGAAACTCAGCGCGGAACCTGCTCGGGTAGGCCGGGTCGACGTCGGCGTACGTGAAGCCTTCGTCGGCACCTGCCTCGACAAGCACCTCCCCGGTCGGAGCGATGACCCGACTGTGGCCGCCCAGAGCGACCCCCTGCTGCTCGCCGACGGCGTTGCAGGCGATCAGGTTGACCTGCTGCTCGACTGCACGTACGGATGTGAACAGACGCCAGTGCTCCAGGCGGGCGGCGGGCCAGGCGGCGCAGACCACCACCTGCTCGGCGCCTTCGTCGACCAGGCTCCGGAACAGCTCGGGGAAACGCAGGTCGTAGCACGTCGTGATACCGGTGGCAGGACCTCCCACCGGGCCGACGCCAAGACCCTCCCCCGGCGTCAGCAGCTCGGTCTCGCGAGAGCCGTAGCCGAACAGGTGGATCTTGCGGTATTGGGCGACGACAGCGCCGTCAGGGGCGACGACTACGGAGGTGTTGTGCAACCGGCCCTCGGAGTCGACTTCGACGAAGCTGCCGAGGTGCACGAACAGCTGCAGCGCGGTTGCCCAGCTGCGAGCTGCCGCGAGCGTCCGGCCCTCGAAGGGCTCGGCGCGCTCGGCGTACTGCTCGAAGGAGAAGTAGCCGGCCGTCCACATCTCCGGCAGGACCAGCAGATCGACGTCGCGCAACGCGCGCTCGGCGTGCACCGTACGGTCGACGCGGGCAAGTCGGTCCTCGACCGATTCATGATCCGGGCTGGCGAGCTGGAGGAGCGATATCTGCATGCCCCAACGATCATGTGACTGGGGCCACACCCGATATCGGAAAGACGCCGTCGCGCACTCGGAATTGCGCTAGGAGAGGTGTCAGCGACGTTCGGCGAGAACCGCGGAGGGCGTCACGCCGTAACGGGTGCGGAACGCGGTGCCGAA
Coding sequences within:
- a CDS encoding nitrilase-related carbon-nitrogen hydrolase — its product is MQISLLQLASPDHESVEDRLARVDRTVHAERALRDVDLLVLPEMWTAGYFSFEQYAERAEPFEGRTLAAARSWATALQLFVHLGSFVEVDSEGRLHNTSVVVAPDGAVVAQYRKIHLFGYGSRETELLTPGEGLGVGPVGGPATGITTCYDLRFPELFRSLVDEGAEQVVVCAAWPAARLEHWRLFTSVRAVEQQVNLIACNAVGEQQGVALGGHSRVIAPTGEVLVEAGADEGFTYADVDPAYPSRFRAEFPALADRRWPGLPVPTQYTNPMKEYA
- a CDS encoding 4-hydroxyphenylacetate 3-hydroxylase family protein, whose protein sequence is MRTSTDYLASLDDDRRVIVDGKPVEHVASDPAFAPIASTIGDLLDLAADPANGMQVHDEATDRAVNRLFLAPRNADDLQSWRDAAQIWADHTHGWVGRSPDHVGAFVAAFSSHPEAFATERGLADNVLAFHRRIVENDLHVSYAIIPPQVSRATTAHAWEGDFIQVGVKEEREDGIVVSGAQMLATGGAVADEILVSCIKPLKAEDADFAVSFTVPVGAEGLTLYCRRPYAPGVTSEYDYPLSSRFDETDALLVFHDVFIPWENVFVYKDVAGLRKQFFETAAHVLGNFQAQIRFATKLKFLAGIARKVAAVNDVDKFPGVIEKLGELASLVSIVESGVNSAQFTATTDAQGFLRPGAQALYGAMGLQAEIHPRVIGILRDLVGGGVLQVPSSVHELVEVATRDDMERYVSSPGISSIDRVKLFKLAWDAIGSEFAGRHQQYELFYSGAPFVVKGYAFRNFDYDGPLASVEEFLASYGVTELAAITEEVTA
- a CDS encoding flavin reductase family protein, with the translated sequence MTASLVDSMAMRQTMGRFATGVAVITTEHDGVPHGMTVNSLTSVSLDPPLLLVCFNHGARSAEAVTAAGRFAVNILSSRQQAIALRFAQRGEDHFAGLGLEYDGHRVPVVPGALAHVDCDVERVVDAGDHTVVFGAVVDVCSREGEALGFHGGRFAEVTPHGHEPEHWFF
- a CDS encoding cupin domain-containing protein produces the protein MSKPEIEFTPITDIDYTLCPGDNPLIKERILATDPVGGVATRILRYEPGADSTELGVQKHEFWEEVYIIEGSFHDLSLGRTFVAGEFACRPPGMPHGPWRTDEGVTTYEVRYHAQAED
- a CDS encoding DUF2848 family protein — its product is MSTTATRLRLGTTDGADVEIAPSHLVVAGYTGRDQEAVRHHIDELAAIGVPEPDTIPAFYPLDVDRLTTASDIEVSGDETSGEVEPVLIRANGTYYLTVGSDHTDREMETVGIQLSKAACPKPIASTLVELGDPPALVDWDAVVVRSWVDGDLYQEGTLASMLPITQVLAEWDQIGGSSDVALVLFGGTRPLIDGTFRYGRDWRMQLQVPGHDPIELTYSVSVRSN
- a CDS encoding MFS transporter translates to MSRTTLDQPSKQSQRTSHTSLPVVAGSSLAGTAVEWYDFFLYGTASALVFNTLFFPASDPLVGTILAFATYAVGFLARPIGAVVLGHFGDRHGRRATLIASLLLMGGSTFLIAFLPSYATIGIGAPTLLVVLRLVQGFALGGEWGGAVLLVSEHGDEKRRAFYASWPNIGPPLGNLAAAGVLLALNSALSEADFLSWGWRIAFGLSALLVLIGLWLRLYVAETPLFEQAQKRAHAQPKGLPVGVVVRKHWRMVLLAAATRFGENAGFYIYSLFVITYVTKMLHLDQSTALTAVLIGQGVAVVAIPSIAVLADRIGRRPIYLTASIATIVWSFVFFGLLDTKNTALIVLAVTGGLLIFAAFSAVIGAFFSELFPTEVRYSGVSLAYNLASVLAGSLAPIIAIALYQKFGTGYAIAAYLAAMGAVSLVASLIAKETRETDLATIGQD